AGTATGACGTATGATATATATTTGAGGAGTGTATGAAACCGCAATTATCTCGTTTCCCGGATATTGCGATATAACATTACCAATCGCAACGCCGCTGATTCTTTGACTCTCGGCATAAATCGAATCTTTTAACCAGACTGCACCGCTTCTTCTAATGCGGTATATGGCATTACCACTAGCCACCACAATATCCGGCACGCCGTCATTATCAGCATCGCCAATTGCGATATCGCGAATCGGACCTGAAAGTCGGGCAATACTCTCAGTCGTCCACGAGGTCCCATTCCAATATGCTCGGAACAGTCGACAAGGCACTGTATCCTCACCGTAAACCATATCGGTAATATCATCATTATCAACATCGCCAACTGCTGCTCCCCAAAAACCAACTGGTGAAGAGTCGATATATCGGCCATTATTGCCGTGCCTTTGCCAACCAGCCGTGGCAACCTTGAGAGGTGGGTTGGCCGTCGTATCATTAAAAAGCATCGCATAGTGGGGCGCACCAGACATCACCGTAAAAATTCGTACCGTATCATCTAATGGCCCTTTAAAATTTTTGCCCGTAGCCACATCGCGAAAAACCCCAGTTGGTGTTGGAGGTGGGAAAATTCTTGTGGTATCAAATCGAATTGGGATTTCCGTATTATCCTCGTAAATCTGACACTTAATTACCTGAGGATGGCTAGTTAGTTCGATACTATTGATACCTAAAAGAACAATCGGAACTAATATGCCAATCAAACCTTTTTTAATCATTAATAACCCCTTTCTACTGTTACCTTTGCCCCAATCCTATATCACATTTATCTCACACAAACAACTTTCTATCATTATAATACTATAGCGGTTTTTGTCAAGACCAAAAGTTTCACTTTGCATTGCCGGGCGCATATTTAACAAGCTTAAAAAGGTTGCTTATAAATAACATTTAAGCCAACGGGATATTTAACACAATTATTTGATTCTCTTGATGTTAAATGATTTTCCATTACACTTGAGGGTACGGTCCCCATACGGTCCGGGGGTTAATGTTAATTACTGGGGAAATCCCAATATTTATCTGGACTTAGAATTTTATTGGCGGGTAATTTTTCTTAATAATCGCACCGTTTCTATGGTTAAGGTTTGGATTATTAGATTTAAAGTTTAATGGGCCGATGATAAGAAATATACTGCCATTACGCTTTCAAGACATGTGGGCTAGAATTTCTTAATTAAAGTTATGGTTTAGAATTATTCTTCAGTTGGGCAAGGATTTTTTCCAGTTCTTCTTCGGTTTCTACCAAAACTTTTCGGGATTTAGAGCCGACATACGGACCAACAATGCCGGCCTGTTCTAATTGGTCAATAATCCTGCCGGCCCGAGCCCAGCCGATATCTAATCGTCTTTGCAGCATGGACACCGAAGCTTCTCGATGTCGAAAGACAATCCGGGCTGCTTCGAAAAATAGCTCATCGATTGTTCGGTTATTTATCGTCTCTTCAGTCTTGGTGCGCAAGGCCAGTTCGGTTTCCTCGGGTAATGGTTTATGATATTCTTCAGCCCAGAGTTTTTCAGCAACATCTTCGGAGATGATCGAATAAAATAATTCTTGCTTGCGCTTAAGGCCGGCTTTTTCCCGGTCAATTAAAACATCGACTACTTGGGACTCGATTAACCGACAGGCCGTCTCATAAGGATTGGGCACCAAGCCGGTAAGTCGTTCTATAAGATAACGCCTGGTCCAGAGATCAACTATTCGTTTCGTGGCTTCTCGAGAAACATAGGCACAATGCAAGCGGATTGGTTCACCCTTACCCGGGGGCAGAAAGAGCATATCACCGCGACCCAAAAGGGCCTCGGCGCCGTTCATATCTAAAATGGTACGGGAGTCGGTTTTAGAGGCAACTTGAAAGGCAATGCGGCAAGGAAAGTTGGCCTTAATTAACCCAGTAATAACATCAACCGATGGTCGCTGGGTCGCTAGCACCAGATGAATACCAACAGCGCGAGACATTTGGGCAAGCCGGATAATCTTTTCTTCGATATGTTGTTCGGCCCGGATCATCAAATCAGCCAGCTCATCGATGATAACCACAATATAAGGTTTTTTAGCTAACCCTTCCCGTTGGGCCAACTCGTTATACCCCTCAATGTCGCGAACCCCAAGATTGGCAAAAATCCCGTAGCGAGTCTCCATAATACTGATTATCCGATCTAGCTCTTTAGTGGCATATCGGGGATCAGTAGTAGTTGTAGATAATAGATGGGGTATAGTATTATAAATTGGCAATTCTAGTTGTTTAGGATCAATTGTTAAGAATCGCACCTCATTTTGGGTTGCCCGATAAATAATTGAGGCAATCATAGTATTAATACAGACACTTTTCCCGGAGCCGGTGGTGCCCGCAATCAAGACATGAGGCATTTCCCGCAGATCAGCGGTATATGGTTCACCAGTAATGGTCTCGCCTAAGGCAAAAGTCAGGGGCGATTTAGCATTGGCATATTCTGGGCTCTTAATAATATTTTTTAGATACACAAGCCGGCGCGTTTTATTGGGAATTTCAATTCCTACCGCAGCTTTACCAGGAATTGGGGCTAAAATTCGTATGCGCTCGGCTTTAAGTGATAATGCCAGATCATCGGCTAGACTTTCAATCCGCTGAATCTTTATACCCGGGGCCGGGGCAAATTCAAATCGAGTAATCATGGGACCGGATAAAATTTCAGTAACTTCACCTTCGATGCCAAATTCGCTAAGTTTCTCCAGTAATAGTTTGGCGCCTTCTTTTAACTCGCGCTCGTCAGTAAATATTCTTTCGGCTGGTGGTTCATCTAGGACCGAAAGAAATTCTTCCCGAAAAGTTGCTTCATCAAACTGAACTGTGGTTCGTGACGGTTTGGAACTCGAGGGCTGTTTTACTTCTTCGGGCACGGCTTGAGGAGTGATAACAACTTCTTTATTTTCTTTTTGAACAACTGGTATCTCACGATAATTTTCAGCTGGAACTTTCTGGTATTTCGGTCTTTTCTTGCGAGTAAGGCGCTTTTTAATAAAAGTTATAGTCCGTATAAATAATTTTTTCAAATATTCTGGAATATTAGTAAATACAATGGCAATAATTGCCCAAAAAGTGATCAATAATACTAAAGTGCCCCAGCCGCCAATTAAGTGTGTTAGAAATTTGATAATTATTCTAAACAACTCTCCATAAACTAAAAAAGATAAATTGGCCGTGGAAACAATTAAATTGGGAAGAAAATATCCACAAGTAAGATTGATCAGTAAAATGAACAAAAAACTATAGATACTATATCGTAAATAGTTTTTCTTTTCTTTATGACGCAGATATGGAACTAATCCGTATAGAATGAAAATCGGCCAAAATAATGCACCCAGCCCTCCTAAATAGCGGTATAGAAAATGCGCAATTACTGTGCCCCAAAAACCACCGAAATTGGTCGTTTCTTTAAAATCAGAGACCGAAAGCAGAGAAATTATTAAGTATATGCCAACCGCCCATAATAAAATTGCCACAAAATTTTCTTTGACATATTTTGCCCGCAAAATTCTGAATGCTATGGCCACTAAGATAAGTATTAGAAGATAGCCGCCATGATTAATTGCATAAATCAGCCACCAGATAAAATAACTATCGAGTAGACCTAAGGCTTTTTTATTGAATAGGTGATAGGATAAAAAACTACCTAAAAGCAAAAAGACAATTGCAAATAGAATAACAGCTGTAATTCTTGACTTATAAGTTTTGCTGTTTCGATAGTTTCTCATAAGATAACACCAATAAAAATTTTCGAAAAGAGCTTTATCACTGGTTCAATTAAAATGCTGAATATAGAAAAACCGCTAAGTGAACTAAGCATAATTAAACCAAATAAAATGAAAAGTCCATATTGTTCCAAATATAAATAATATCGTAGATTTCTCTCACCTAAAAGATAATAAATAATTTTAGAACCGTCAAGCGGTGGTATCGGAATGAGATTAAAAGTACCTAAGATTATATTATAGTAAAAAAACATCAGAAAGGTTAATACCAAGAAGCTTGAGGGCAGAGAAAATCTTAACAAAATACGCAAGCACACCCCAAAGCCAATCGCACAAAGAAAATTAGCCAATGGACCAGCAAGACTTGAGACCAAAACATCTCGTTTTGGTGACCGGAAATATACAGGATTTATCGGCACAGGCCGTGCCCAGCCGACCCGGAAAAGAAAAAGGGCAATCGTTCCGATAATATCTAGATGAACAAAGGGATTTAGGGACAGGCGACCGAGATTTTTAGCAGTTGGGTCTCCAAGTTTGTAAGCCGCAAAGGCGTGGGCGTATTCGTGAATTGTTACGCAAAAAAGAATAGCCGGCGCTGAAATAATAAAAGAAGAAAAATCTCGAATCATTGGCGTAGCAAGGCTTTAAGATAGCGCTCTTCGTCCTGGGGAGTTTTTATTTTGCCATCGAGCTTATACGCCAAAAGTTTATTTAGAATCTTTGCGTAGAGTGGACCTGGAGGTACGTTGTATTGCTTAAGAGTCTTACCCGAAGTCGCAAGTTTCGTGTCCTTAAGTTTAAAATAGCATTCAAGTTTTTTTCTAATACTCTTATCTTTGGTGGTTTTCTTTATAATTTGAAGTGTTTGAAGATGATAGGGTTTTAATAAAAAATAAATCGTACTCGGCCGTTTGGTTAACCTAAGCCTTTTGATAAGCATATTACGTTTATTAAGTTCTTGAGCAACCGTAACAAATTCTTTTTTTAATGGATATTTTTGGTAATATTTATAAGAAAAATGCGAGAAAAGATAAATAAGTTTTTCCGAACTTGATAGGTACTTAATTTGTGAAAAAAAATCTTGTAGTAAATTTACCTTATAAAGTTGTTTGATAACTTTTCTTTTCTGAAGTTCGGCCAAAATTTTATGAGCGACTTTTTCTTTACAAATCATGTCGAATTCATAAAATATTCGTTCGCCACTAAGTAAATTAATTAAATTCTGAGAGATTGCTTCAGTCATTAATTTTTCGGTTAGTTTTTCTAATTTAAATCCTAAGCGCAGGGCAAATCTTAGGGCTCGAAAAATCCTCGTTGGATCGTCGACAAAGCTTTTTGGATGCAGGATGCGAATTAATTTGTTTTTGATATCAGCCTGCCCGCCAAATGGATCAAGCACTTCGGCCTGGGCATTGGTAATGAATTTCTCGGTCAGTAAAATTGCCATCGCATTAACCGTGAAGTCGCGTCGGCCTAAGTCTTCATCGATTGTCGCTGGAGCCACTAAGGGTAATTGGGCCGGCCGCAAGTACACTTCTTTACGAGTTTGGGCAATATCAATTCGAAAATCAGCTAGAGTTATGGTCATAGTCATAAATTGAGGATAAATAATGGGCCGAACAGCGTACGCTACAGCCAATTCATTACCAATTTCTTGATAATAGTTAGTAAGGGCAATATCTAAATCCTTAAAGACCTGAAAGGTTTTTTCCTGGGCCATTAGAAAATCTCGAACCGGCCCACCAACTAAATAGGCATTAACACGATATTTTTGAGCAAGTTCGTAAATTTTCGCTAAAAGTTCTTGGGCGACCTTAATGTTTTTCTCCTCCAACGAAGCCAAATCCTTTTTGGTTTTCTTCACGGGCGAAAAGTTTAATCTTACCAAAGCGTTCCTCGTATTTTTTAATATTATCTTCTAGGGCGTTTTTTAAAAGCAATGCATGTTGAGGTGTCATCAGAATTCTTGCAAAAACTTTAGCTTTGGGTAAGCCGGGAAGTAATCGAGCAAAGTCAATAATAAACTCAGAGGGTGAGTGGGCAATTAGCACAAAATTAGAAAATATTCCTTCAGCCTCTTTTTCGCCAATTTCTACATTAATCTGTTGGGCTGGTTTAACATCGTCGGCCATATCTTAAATCTCCTTTCTTTTTTGTATAATTATATTGCCTTAAATAATTAAAGTCAATCTTATCACAATTTTCTAATTAACGAAACTGGAATTTTTTTAGTTACAGCTGGTTGATTAGTAGGTTTATATTCTACATAAATAATATAAATTCCCGTCGGTAAATTTAAGTGATTATCTGATTTCCCGTCCCAACTGATTGTTCCTATGCCGTCGAAAATTTTTTGGTCTTTTAGTTTACGGACCTTTCGCCCATTAAGATCATAAACTAAACATAATAATTTTCCTTGAGGTGCATTAAACTGATAGTAAATAAAAAGACTATCGTCGGTTAAGTCGTTATCAGGGCTAAAACTATTTTTTGAAAGCCAAATTGTCTGTGGGTTTAAGCCGGCTCTGATTACTATCATTCGATAGTTATTATCACTTCGCCGGTCTTCAGGATAATTTATAAGCCCAGCGACAGGATATTCTCCAGAACTTGATGCGCGCCATAGGACACTAAGAGTAGTTTCAGCATTAATGTCTAAACCCAGCCCCCAACGTTCAGTAATTCGTTCTCCGAAATCTTCAGCTTGGTTGCGATTTTGGTCAACAAAGAAAACAACACGCCAACTATAAGCCACGCGATAGCCGGTATTTTTAATGGTCATTAATATATTCACTAAAGAATCAACGGCAACTTGACTTGGGGCACTAATTTTCACAATTGCCAAATCGTAAAAATTATATATACTGTTTTCCCGCCCTGGACTACCCCCAGAACTGTCAAGTGAAGCGTACCAATTACACGGATAATCTTCAAGCTCCATCGCGACACGTTCCCAACTTATTCCATCGCCAACATCGTAGGGGAATGAATCACTATCAAATGGTGTACCAAAAGATGAACTATCGCCTTCCGAGGAGTATAATAACAATGGGTCATTGGTCTGTAATTCATTGCCAATCGTTGTATTACCTACTGTAAGAATTATTAAGCTGTCTGGAAACCAATAAGGAGCAAAATAACCCCCAATTGCACCGGAGAGGTATTCTTGATCTAAAATTAGGGCGTATGAGTAAGGTGGGATTCTAGTAGTATTAATAATAACCCCAGGATAGTAATTATAAATAGTGCTATCAAACCAGGCAATAATACTATCCGTAGCATCAAAATCAGTAAGACGCCAACCTCTGATATCAACAGTCTCGGCCGAGATATTATAAAGTTCAACAAACTCATTTCGATCCTCAGGATAACCGACACCGGTTCGGCCCCGGGGATTAGACATTACTTCATTTATTACTAGGCGCGACCAAAGATTAAATATTAACACCGAGAAATATATAAAATTCATGTTAGAAAATACCGTCTTGGATATTTAACCTTAAGTAGTAAAAGTCCATTGGCTGGTGCACAACTAAGTGGTCGATAAGAAAGTCCATTTAGGGCATTTTTAATATCCTCGAGATTGCGTTTCTCACATCCTAAATCTATTAATGCCCCGACAATCCGTCGTGCCAGTTTGTATAAAAAACGATTAGCTTCGATGGTGATATAAATTTCATCGCAGCTCTGTTTAATTTTTATTTTCTTAATGATTACTTCACCATGGCCTGGTGCTTGACTACAGAACCGGGCGTAATCACGATGATTTTGAAATAGTTTTATCCCTTCGCTGATTTTAGTAAAATCTAAGGGCCTCTCCACAACCCAGGCGAAACCCTGGCGCAAAGGCGAAGGAGTAGTTACAATTTTATATTGATAAATTTTACTAGTTGCTGAATATCGGGCATGAAAATCTTGGTGAGCGCATCTGATGTTTTTTATATAAATGGTCTTGGGAAGTAAAGCATTTAAGGCTTTTTTTAGTTTTATAGGATCCTTTAGATGTCTCTCTTCTTGCTCGGTTTTTGGTTCAACAATACAGTTGGCAACCTGCCCTAATGCTGAAACACCAGCATCAGTTCGGCCAGCACCGTATAGTTTTATTCTGCGACGGAAAATTTTCTTTAAGGCTTCTTCGATTGCACCTTGAACGGTTGGCTTATTTCTTTGGATTTGCCAACCGAAAAAATCTCGACCATCATACTCAATCTCAAAAACCAGGTTCATTAAAGTAGATTAATTTCTTAGCCTAATTTCTTTGAACACTCGATACAAAGATCGGTATAGGGAAGGGCTTTAAGCCGGGCCTTAGGAATTGGCTTTTGACAGCCGACACAAATACCGTATTTTTTTTCTCGAATTCTCTTTAAGGCTTCATCAATCTGACGTAAGATTTTGGCATCATAACTTGAGATTTGAGATATCACTTCGCGTTGATACACTTCATTGCCTACATCGGCAACATGGGTGCGATAAGATGAAATTTCAGCCCCTGCTTCTCCTTGCGGGTTTAACACAATTCCATCAACATATTGTTTCTGTTTAAGAATCTGTTGTTTTAATTTCAGCAACTGGGCTTCGAAGCGCGTTAATTCTTTTGACGACAGCTCTTCGGGTTTTTTAGAAGGTTTAGACCTTTTGTTAGTTCTTAAAGGTTTTGCTTTCTTCCTGTTTGGCATATAAAATTACTTAGTCAGACGTTTTAGTCCAACTGTCGCCTCTTCTTTATTAACATTTAACTGTTTTTTAATCTCGTAGCTTTCGTTTTCATTTAGCGCATCAATTTTTACGGCTAAGACTTCATTTTTGATGTAATCCTGATAACTTCTTATGGCCTTGGTGAGATTTGGCGTTCCCGTAAAATACAGTTCAATCCGGTCGGCAACATCAAAACCGGCTTCTTTGCGCAAGTTTTGAATCTTATGCACAAACTCCCGAGCCAATCCTTCGTTGATTAGTCCTTGGTCTAATTGGGTATCAAGGTAAAATCGGAACCGGCTAGTTTCTTCACTCTGATTACTGATATAGTGTGCCAAAACCTCATCGGAAGATGAGGCTCGTTTTATCTCTTTAATGTTTAACTCCTCGCTTAAAATTGTGCGATATTTTGTTAATAGATAGTCTTCATCTTCCCGTAAACCAGTAATTACACCTAATCTTAGAGGTTGACGGACCTTAATGCCCCCGGCCTTCCGAGCTGAAAGTCCTAGGGATACAAGTTCCCGAATAATTTCCATCTCTTCTTCTAATTTTTCGTCCCGGAATTCTAATCGGACTTCGGGAAAGTCATTTAGATGGACACTTTCTGGTGCTTTATCATCACAAGCTCGTACTAAATTTTGATAGATCTCTTCACTGAAAAAGGGCATGATTGGTGCTAAAATTTTCACTAGCGAGACCAGACATTCATATAAAGTTTGATAGGCTGAGATTTTGTCTAAATCTTCGGCACTCTTCCAAAATCGCCGGCGATTGCGACGCACATACCAACCTGACAACTCATCAACAAATTTTTCGATATATTTCATTACCGGCGCGGGATTATAATCATCTAGGGCTTTACGGACCTCAGCGATCAACCATTGGAGCCGCGAAAGAATCCAGCGGTCTAGTTCTGTGAGTGGTAATTCTTTTAAGACACAAGAACTTCTTTGTAGGCGAGGCTTGTCAATTCGGGCATAGGTTATGAAGAAATTATAAACATTCCATAAGGTCAGAATCTTTCTTTTGACCTCATCAGCTACTCGATAACCAAAATTTAAGTTGTCTTCCGGATTGTGATTTACAAAAATATAGCGCATAATATCCGCACCCATGGTTTCCGCCGCTTCGTCAAACCAGATCACATTGCCTTTGCTTTTATGCATCTCTTCACCTTGCTCATCTAATACTTTGCCGTGTCCTAAAATTACCCGCACCGGTGTGGTGTTTTCTAAAACGGTACTCATAGCTAAGATTGCGTAGAACCAATTTCGGAACTGTCCGGCTAAACATTCGGTAACAAAATCCGCCGGGAACCACTCTTGCCAATAAGCCCGATTGGTCAGATAACCCATGGTCGAATAGGGCACGATCCCGGCATCCAGCCAGGGATTACCAACATCGGGGATTCGGGAAACTCGGGCTGAGCATTTGGGGCAGCTAATCTTAACTTCGTCGATCCAGGGGCGATGGGGTGAATGGCCTTCAAACCGTTCCCACCCTTCCACAGCACGGGCTTGAAGTTCTTCTTTACCGCCGATCACCTCGAAATGACCGCAGGTACATTCATAAATCGGTAAGGCTAGCCCCCAATAGCGTTTCTTGGAAATACACCAGTCTTGCATATTTCTTAACCAGTCAAGCTCTCGCTCTAGGCCATAGTCCGGAATCCAGCGCACCTGCCGCGCCACATCCATAATTTTATAACGCAACTCATCCATCTTAATAAACCACTCGTCAACCAATCGGAAAACCAGTTCGGTGCCACAGCGCCAACACACCGGATAGCGATGCGTGTAGTCTTCAATGCGATAAAGAACGCCTTTCTTTTGTAAATCCTCAAAAATAAGCTCCGTGGTATCTTTAACATTTAATCCGGAAAGAAATCCAAAATTCTCTAAAAAATAGCCATCCTCGGTAAGTGGCGCGATTACGGCTAATTTATGCTCTTTGCCCAGCTCATAATCTTCTTTGCCGCAGCCGGGCGCAATATGGACAATGCCGGTACCTTCTTCACCGCTAACTTCATCCCACGGTATCACCTTATGCACCACACCCTTTTGCGCTGGTAGTTCATCATAAGGACCATGATATTCTAAGCCCACCAGGTCTTTACCGAAAAGCTCACCTAAAACTTCAACTTTATCCTTAAAGATATCCCGCCGCGAGCTTACTAGGTAATAGATCTCGTCATGCTCTTTTACCTTAAGATAAACTAAATCTGGATGCACAGCACAGGCCACATTTGACGATAACGTCCATGGGGTTGTGGTCCATACTAAGAGATACTCGTTCTTACGACCTTTGATCGGAAACTTCAGATACACCGAAGGATGCGTTAACTCCTTATAACCTTCGGTGACAATCTCGTGTTCCGAAAGAGCTGTGCCACATCTTGGACACCAGGGCATCACATCATCGCCTTTATAGATCCAGCCGTGCTCGTGACAGCGCTTTAGGAAATACCAGATAGTATAATTATTCTCATCCGACATAGTATAATAGGAGTTTTCCCAATCCATCCACTGGCCGAGCCGAATTGACTGCTCGGTTTGAATCTTGGAATACTTCAAGACCCGTTCCTTACATTTATTGACAAACTTATCAATTCCGTAGGCTTCAATATCCCGTTTAGACTTAAAACCCAACTCTTTCTCTACTTCGACTTCCACCCAGAGCCCCTGACAGTCAAAACCATTTTGATAGCGTTGGTCATAGCCAAGCATCGCCTTATAGCGCTGGAATAAGTCCTTATAGGTCCTGCCCCAGGCGTGATGCACGCCCATCGGATTATTGGCAGTGATCGGCCCATCAAGAAATGAGAATTTTTTCTTGCCCCGGTTTTTGGCGCGTAGTTTATTAAAACAGTCTTCTTTTCTCCAGAACTCTAAGATCCGATGCTCGATCTCCACAAAATTCGGTATTTGTGGTATCGGGTTTAATTTTGAAGTATCTAAATAATCTTGTGGTTTTGACATGTTATTTGCCCGTCACACATCCAGTATTTTTGGGATTACCACGAAATAGTGGCCATGGGGTTAACGCCAAACTGCCCCGAGCGCTAATCGCAACCAGTCCCCCGGTATCGTCCTCATCAATACCGGCGCCAATGACAATAATTCCTGAAGGTAAGAGCATGGGTGATGAGACCAGTCCTTCATCTGATGGCGAGGCCTGGGGTATTGGTGCTGCGGCTAGCCGTGAACCGTCGCTTTTAACCATATATAAGGAATCCATATCTTCTTGTGATTTCTTAGCCCATGTGACCTTAAAGTAGACTATATCATAACCGGCATTTGGCAACCGCACAACGGCCGGTGATGAGGAGTTATAACCATCAGTACTAAAGGTCCATTCTTCATCAATCACAGAACCATCAAACCGAAATTTTATTAGTCGACCGTCCTCGGTTGTGGCATAAATCTTGCCATCGGTTCCAACTACCGGCGTGCTAGAAATTGCCCCATAACTACTAGACCGCGAGATAAAACCGGTATTGCGGTCAAATAGGTAAAGCCGGCCATCTTGAGCCCCGACACAAATCTTACCCTGCCCAATAATGGCTGGCGATGAGATAACCTCGTCACCAATATTATAGCGCCACCGGATATTACCTAAGGTATCTAAGCTATAAAAATAACCGTCCTCGGTCCCAACATATAAATAACCAGCCTCATCAATTGCCACCGAAGAGACCCCACAAATAGAGTCAATCCGCCACAAAAGATTTAAATTCTCATCATAGGCATGAAGTCCGGCAATACTATTGATAAAAAGTTTATTACTAGGGCTGATCGCTAATGTGGCTGTAATCTC
The window above is part of the candidate division WOR-3 bacterium genome. Proteins encoded here:
- a CDS encoding DNA translocase FtsK 4TM domain-containing protein, giving the protein MRNYRNSKTYKSRITAVILFAIVFLLLGSFLSYHLFNKKALGLLDSYFIWWLIYAINHGGYLLILILVAIAFRILRAKYVKENFVAILLWAVGIYLIISLLSVSDFKETTNFGGFWGTVIAHFLYRYLGGLGALFWPIFILYGLVPYLRHKEKKNYLRYSIYSFLFILLINLTCGYFLPNLIVSTANLSFLVYGELFRIIIKFLTHLIGGWGTLVLLITFWAIIAIVFTNIPEYLKKLFIRTITFIKKRLTRKKRPKYQKVPAENYREIPVVQKENKEVVITPQAVPEEVKQPSSSKPSRTTVQFDEATFREEFLSVLDEPPAERIFTDERELKEGAKLLLEKLSEFGIEGEVTEILSGPMITRFEFAPAPGIKIQRIESLADDLALSLKAERIRILAPIPGKAAVGIEIPNKTRRLVYLKNIIKSPEYANAKSPLTFALGETITGEPYTADLREMPHVLIAGTTGSGKSVCINTMIASIIYRATQNEVRFLTIDPKQLELPIYNTIPHLLSTTTTDPRYATKELDRIISIMETRYGIFANLGVRDIEGYNELAQREGLAKKPYIVVIIDELADLMIRAEQHIEEKIIRLAQMSRAVGIHLVLATQRPSVDVITGLIKANFPCRIAFQVASKTDSRTILDMNGAEALLGRGDMLFLPPGKGEPIRLHCAYVSREATKRIVDLWTRRYLIERLTGLVPNPYETACRLIESQVVDVLIDREKAGLKRKQELFYSIISEDVAEKLWAEEYHKPLPEETELALRTKTEETINNRTIDELFFEAARIVFRHREASVSMLQRRLDIGWARAGRIIDQLEQAGIVGPYVGSKSRKVLVETEEELEKILAQLKNNSKP
- a CDS encoding site-2 protease family protein codes for the protein MIRDFSSFIISAPAILFCVTIHEYAHAFAAYKLGDPTAKNLGRLSLNPFVHLDIIGTIALFLFRVGWARPVPINPVYFRSPKRDVLVSSLAGPLANFLCAIGFGVCLRILLRFSLPSSFLVLTFLMFFYYNIILGTFNLIPIPPLDGSKIIYYLLGERNLRYYLYLEQYGLFILFGLIMLSSLSGFSIFSILIEPVIKLFSKIFIGVIL
- a CDS encoding DUF3467 domain-containing protein — its product is MADDVKPAQQINVEIGEKEAEGIFSNFVLIAHSPSEFIIDFARLLPGLPKAKVFARILMTPQHALLLKNALEDNIKKYEERFGKIKLFAREENQKGFGFVGGEKH
- a CDS encoding lamin tail domain-containing protein; this encodes MNFIYFSVLIFNLWSRLVINEVMSNPRGRTGVGYPEDRNEFVELYNISAETVDIRGWRLTDFDATDSIIAWFDSTIYNYYPGVIINTTRIPPYSYALILDQEYLSGAIGGYFAPYWFPDSLIILTVGNTTIGNELQTNDPLLLYSSEGDSSSFGTPFDSDSFPYDVGDGISWERVAMELEDYPCNWYASLDSSGGSPGRENSIYNFYDLAIVKISAPSQVAVDSLVNILMTIKNTGYRVAYSWRVVFFVDQNRNQAEDFGERITERWGLGLDINAETTLSVLWRASSSGEYPVAGLINYPEDRRSDNNYRMIVIRAGLNPQTIWLSKNSFSPDNDLTDDSLFIYYQFNAPQGKLLCLVYDLNGRKVRKLKDQKIFDGIGTISWDGKSDNHLNLPTGIYIIYVEYKPTNQPAVTKKIPVSLIRKL
- the truA gene encoding tRNA pseudouridine(38-40) synthase TruA; translated protein: MNLVFEIEYDGRDFFGWQIQRNKPTVQGAIEEALKKIFRRRIKLYGAGRTDAGVSALGQVANCIVEPKTEQEERHLKDPIKLKKALNALLPKTIYIKNIRCAHQDFHARYSATSKIYQYKIVTTPSPLRQGFAWVVERPLDFTKISEGIKLFQNHRDYARFCSQAPGHGEVIIKKIKIKQSCDEIYITIEANRFLYKLARRIVGALIDLGCEKRNLEDIKNALNGLSYRPLSCAPANGLLLLKVKYPRRYFLT
- a CDS encoding TraR/DksA C4-type zinc finger protein, whose product is MPNRKKAKPLRTNKRSKPSKKPEELSSKELTRFEAQLLKLKQQILKQKQYVDGIVLNPQGEAGAEISSYRTHVADVGNEVYQREVISQISSYDAKILRQIDEALKRIREKKYGICVGCQKPIPKARLKALPYTDLCIECSKKLG
- the ileS gene encoding isoleucine--tRNA ligase, whose translation is MSKPQDYLDTSKLNPIPQIPNFVEIEHRILEFWRKEDCFNKLRAKNRGKKKFSFLDGPITANNPMGVHHAWGRTYKDLFQRYKAMLGYDQRYQNGFDCQGLWVEVEVEKELGFKSKRDIEAYGIDKFVNKCKERVLKYSKIQTEQSIRLGQWMDWENSYYTMSDENNYTIWYFLKRCHEHGWIYKGDDVMPWCPRCGTALSEHEIVTEGYKELTHPSVYLKFPIKGRKNEYLLVWTTTPWTLSSNVACAVHPDLVYLKVKEHDEIYYLVSSRRDIFKDKVEVLGELFGKDLVGLEYHGPYDELPAQKGVVHKVIPWDEVSGEEGTGIVHIAPGCGKEDYELGKEHKLAVIAPLTEDGYFLENFGFLSGLNVKDTTELIFEDLQKKGVLYRIEDYTHRYPVCWRCGTELVFRLVDEWFIKMDELRYKIMDVARQVRWIPDYGLERELDWLRNMQDWCISKKRYWGLALPIYECTCGHFEVIGGKEELQARAVEGWERFEGHSPHRPWIDEVKISCPKCSARVSRIPDVGNPWLDAGIVPYSTMGYLTNRAYWQEWFPADFVTECLAGQFRNWFYAILAMSTVLENTTPVRVILGHGKVLDEQGEEMHKSKGNVIWFDEAAETMGADIMRYIFVNHNPEDNLNFGYRVADEVKRKILTLWNVYNFFITYARIDKPRLQRSSCVLKELPLTELDRWILSRLQWLIAEVRKALDDYNPAPVMKYIEKFVDELSGWYVRRNRRRFWKSAEDLDKISAYQTLYECLVSLVKILAPIMPFFSEEIYQNLVRACDDKAPESVHLNDFPEVRLEFRDEKLEEEMEIIRELVSLGLSARKAGGIKVRQPLRLGVITGLREDEDYLLTKYRTILSEELNIKEIKRASSSDEVLAHYISNQSEETSRFRFYLDTQLDQGLINEGLAREFVHKIQNLRKEAGFDVADRIELYFTGTPNLTKAIRSYQDYIKNEVLAVKIDALNENESYEIKKQLNVNKEEATVGLKRLTK